Proteins from a genomic interval of bacterium:
- the mrdA gene encoding penicillin-binding protein 2: MEVREHRDDLVRRLPALRLVFLIVVALIASCYWLVQVVHGTFYRERAENNRLRKAAIQAPRGLIYDRHGRLLVENIPSYRLLFDRSRSADFDASIRFASQVLDRPADDLQRVLERARGASVYKPVLLAEDLALAQVARFSVEALEHPEFEIDVEHLRLYRHGPTTAHVLGYLGEATDRELQLAAGELGAGDLVGRRGIESRRDSYLRGRDGERVVVVDSRGRLREEYGNRQAFSGRDLQLALDLDLQEEAARYFENRVGAAIALDPRNGEILAFASSPSYNPNVFARRLDRDQWQNIVEAPNDPLQNRAVQNTYSPGSVFKIVVAVAGLEEAVVNEKDRVFCRGATRIYNRRFRCWKAAGHGSVNLHQAIRESCDVFFYHLGQKLGIEKIAHYARLFGLGGTTGIDLEGEKRGLVPDLEWSLKARGEPWYPGETISVAIGQGPLLVTPLQMASLMAVFANGGYRIEPHLVARDGTAPRREVAVGRASLEVVRKALWAVVNDRGTGASARLRNVDIAGKTGTVQVVEQKAWIDSSELPFEKRDHAWFGSFAPAEDAELVVVVFVEHGGKGSEAAAPLARNLYEKYFNGADGARDLS, from the coding sequence ATGGAAGTCCGTGAACATCGAGACGATCTGGTCCGCCGGCTACCGGCGCTGCGGCTGGTGTTCCTGATCGTGGTCGCATTGATTGCGTCGTGTTATTGGCTCGTCCAGGTTGTGCACGGCACCTTCTATCGCGAGCGGGCCGAGAACAACCGCTTGCGCAAGGCGGCGATTCAAGCTCCCCGTGGCCTGATCTACGACCGCCATGGTCGCCTTCTGGTCGAGAACATTCCGAGCTACCGGCTCCTGTTCGATCGCAGCAGGAGTGCCGATTTCGACGCCAGTATTCGATTCGCTTCTCAGGTTCTGGACAGACCGGCGGATGATCTGCAGCGAGTACTGGAAAGAGCGCGTGGAGCTTCGGTGTACAAACCGGTGCTTCTTGCCGAAGACCTGGCGTTGGCCCAGGTGGCGCGGTTCTCGGTAGAGGCGCTGGAGCATCCTGAGTTCGAGATCGACGTCGAGCACTTGCGCCTCTACCGGCATGGCCCGACGACCGCGCACGTGCTCGGCTATCTCGGAGAAGCGACCGACCGGGAGCTCCAGCTGGCGGCCGGAGAGCTTGGCGCCGGTGACCTGGTCGGCCGCCGCGGCATCGAGAGCAGGCGCGATTCGTATTTGCGGGGGCGTGACGGGGAGAGAGTCGTGGTCGTCGACAGCCGGGGAAGGCTTCGCGAAGAGTATGGCAACCGCCAGGCCTTTTCCGGGCGTGATCTGCAATTGGCATTGGACCTCGATCTTCAAGAAGAAGCGGCTCGCTACTTCGAGAACCGCGTCGGTGCCGCGATTGCCCTCGATCCGCGCAACGGCGAGATCCTGGCCTTCGCGTCGTCCCCCTCGTATAACCCGAACGTGTTCGCGCGCCGTCTCGATCGCGATCAGTGGCAGAACATCGTGGAGGCCCCGAACGATCCGCTCCAAAACCGGGCGGTCCAGAATACCTACTCACCCGGCTCGGTTTTCAAGATCGTGGTAGCGGTAGCGGGTCTCGAAGAAGCGGTGGTCAACGAGAAGGACCGGGTTTTCTGCCGGGGCGCTACCAGAATCTACAATCGGCGGTTCCGGTGCTGGAAGGCGGCCGGGCACGGCTCGGTGAATCTTCATCAGGCGATCCGAGAATCCTGCGACGTGTTCTTCTACCATCTGGGGCAGAAGCTTGGAATCGAGAAAATCGCGCACTATGCGAGGCTGTTCGGACTCGGCGGGACCACCGGAATCGATCTCGAAGGTGAAAAACGAGGGTTGGTGCCGGACCTGGAGTGGAGCCTCAAGGCCCGTGGCGAGCCCTGGTACCCGGGCGAGACGATTTCCGTGGCAATCGGCCAGGGCCCGCTGCTGGTCACGCCGCTGCAGATGGCGTCCTTGATGGCGGTCTTTGCCAACGGCGGCTATCGGATAGAGCCGCATCTCGTGGCTCGGGACGGCACCGCTCCGCGGCGGGAGGTGGCCGTCGGGCGCGCGTCGCTCGAGGTCGTGCGCAAGGCGCTCTGGGCGGTGGTCAACGACCGTGGCACCGGCGCCAGCGCCCGGCTCCGAAACGTCGACATCGCGGGCAAGACCGGCACGGTTCAGGTCGTCGAGCAAAAGGCCTGGATCGATAGCAGCGAGCTGCCCTTCGAGAAGAGAGACCATGCCTGGTTCGGCTCCTTCGCTCCCGCCGAAGACGCCGAGCTGGTGGTCGTGGTTTTTGTCGAACATGGAGGCAAGGGCTCGGAGGCGGCCGCGCCGCTTGCCAGGAATCTCTACGAGAAGTACTTCAACGGGGCCGACGGTGCTCGCGACCTTTCCTGA
- the rodA gene encoding rod shape-determining protein RodA has product MLATFPDQQLTVRHLGGVRWGLLASAILLALIGLATIHSASSELALDYLPKQALRIVLGLVAFAIAFSLDYQVLAKFSVPIYAAAMFLLVLVLVIGSEAGGARSWLRVGAAQLQPSDIAKLATILLLARYLAGINRRFVRIPQILAACGITALPVLLVALERDLGGAAMFVPILAGMLLVSGVRWRVLVAGALVLLVLGALVWNFAMLDYQRTRVKTFLSPGSDPLNAGYQLQQSKIAVGSGMLIGRGYMQGTQSQLRFLPARHTDFIFAVLAEEWGFLGVLAVLVLFSSYIMNGFAVALRARDRTAILLVVGFLSLVSFHVVYNTAMVVGLVPITGIPLPFLSYGGSFIVANFIAAGLILGIDFRRYVNR; this is encoded by the coding sequence GTGCTCGCGACCTTTCCTGACCAGCAGCTGACGGTGCGACATCTCGGCGGTGTCCGGTGGGGCCTGCTTGCCTCGGCGATTTTGCTGGCCTTGATCGGGCTGGCGACCATCCACAGCGCCAGCTCAGAGCTGGCCCTGGACTATCTGCCGAAACAGGCGCTGCGCATCGTGTTGGGTCTGGTTGCATTCGCGATCGCGTTCAGTCTCGACTACCAGGTGCTGGCCAAGTTCTCGGTGCCGATCTACGCGGCGGCGATGTTCTTGCTGGTGCTGGTGCTGGTGATCGGCAGCGAGGCTGGCGGTGCCCGCAGCTGGCTGCGCGTGGGAGCCGCTCAGCTGCAGCCGTCGGACATTGCCAAACTGGCCACGATTCTGCTGCTGGCGCGCTACCTCGCCGGTATCAACCGCAGGTTCGTCCGCATTCCGCAGATTCTGGCCGCCTGCGGCATCACTGCGCTGCCCGTGCTTCTGGTGGCTCTCGAGCGAGACCTCGGCGGTGCGGCCATGTTCGTACCGATCTTGGCCGGAATGCTACTGGTCAGCGGGGTGCGCTGGAGGGTCCTGGTCGCAGGTGCGCTGGTTCTTCTGGTCCTGGGTGCGTTGGTGTGGAACTTCGCCATGTTGGATTACCAGAGAACCCGGGTAAAGACCTTTCTCTCGCCCGGCAGCGATCCGCTCAACGCCGGTTACCAACTCCAGCAAAGCAAGATCGCGGTCGGTTCGGGCATGCTGATCGGCCGCGGCTATATGCAGGGTACCCAGAGTCAACTTCGTTTCCTGCCCGCACGCCACACCGACTTCATCTTCGCCGTGCTTGCCGAAGAGTGGGGGTTTCTCGGTGTTCTGGCCGTTCTGGTGCTGTTCTCGAGCTACATCATGAACGGTTTCGCCGTCGCGCTCAGGGCGCGGGACCGGACCGCGATTCTCCTGGTTGTGGGTTTCCTGTCTCTGGTCTCGTTTCACGTCGTCTACAACACCGCGATGGTCGTCGGCCTGGTCCCGATTACCGGTATTCCGCTGCCCTTCCTGTCGTACGGTGGCTCCTTCATCGTGGCCAATTTCATTGCCGCCGGACTGATTCTTGGGATCGACTTTCGTCGTTATGTCAATCGCTGA
- a CDS encoding Rne/Rng family ribonuclease produces the protein MSIAEESTDPRCRLFVESDRHQTRVAVLEEGRLTEIHLERKKNRSVVGNVFKGRVSRILPGMQAAFVDIGLARDAFLFAGDVREALSAIDDLSDADPQTKEFPPVSVPPIEEVLTAGEELIVQVVKAPLPNKGARITTEITLPGRYLVFAPTVASNGISRRLQDAAERERLCAVLDELGADDGGLIVRTAGEGKQREDFEEDLAVLRDKWNEILERSQTAHAPSLLHGEEGLALRFVRDRFTAEIEELLVDGTEAFDDIVSFTRGLAPRLVGRVRLWREEGTLFEELGIEREIDAALRSKVWLRSGGYLVINPTEALVAIDVNTGRFVGGKDLESTVLQTNLEAVEEIVRQIRLRDLSGIIVVDLIDMTEPENRETVFEALERELKKDRAKHQVLSLSEFGLVEITRKRSRENLSRLLTRPCPTCEGSGRIRSLSTICLRLRREVLARANRLGDRQLVVYVHSEVLRSLESEQHDILDELREALGEQLVLEADRALHHEEYHIAEA, from the coding sequence ATGTCAATCGCTGAAGAGTCGACCGATCCCAGGTGCCGGTTGTTCGTCGAGAGCGACCGCCACCAGACCCGGGTTGCGGTCCTCGAAGAGGGCCGCCTGACCGAGATTCACCTGGAGAGGAAGAAGAACAGGAGCGTCGTCGGCAACGTTTTCAAAGGGCGGGTTTCGAGAATCCTTCCGGGAATGCAAGCGGCGTTCGTGGATATCGGCTTGGCTCGAGACGCGTTCCTGTTCGCGGGCGACGTGAGGGAAGCACTCTCCGCGATTGATGATCTTTCCGATGCCGATCCGCAGACCAAGGAGTTTCCACCGGTCTCGGTCCCGCCGATCGAGGAGGTGCTGACCGCCGGCGAGGAGTTAATCGTCCAGGTCGTCAAAGCGCCGCTACCGAACAAGGGCGCGCGAATCACGACCGAGATCACGTTGCCGGGCCGGTATCTGGTTTTCGCGCCGACGGTTGCGAGCAACGGGATCTCACGGCGGCTGCAGGACGCCGCCGAGCGAGAGCGATTGTGTGCGGTTCTCGACGAGCTCGGAGCCGACGACGGCGGGTTGATCGTGCGCACCGCGGGAGAGGGCAAGCAGCGCGAGGACTTTGAAGAGGATCTGGCGGTGTTGCGAGACAAGTGGAACGAGATTCTAGAGCGCTCGCAAACGGCCCATGCGCCGAGTCTTCTCCATGGCGAAGAGGGCCTGGCGCTCCGGTTCGTTCGGGACCGGTTCACGGCTGAAATCGAAGAGCTGCTGGTGGACGGGACCGAAGCCTTCGACGACATCGTGTCGTTTACTCGCGGTCTCGCGCCTCGTCTCGTCGGGCGGGTTCGACTTTGGAGGGAAGAGGGAACACTCTTCGAGGAGCTGGGGATCGAGCGGGAAATCGACGCAGCCTTGCGTAGCAAGGTTTGGTTACGCTCGGGTGGCTACCTCGTGATCAACCCGACGGAAGCGCTGGTGGCGATCGACGTCAACACGGGCAGATTCGTGGGCGGGAAAGACCTCGAATCGACGGTGCTGCAGACGAACCTGGAAGCGGTCGAAGAGATCGTGCGACAGATTCGCTTGAGGGACCTGAGCGGTATCATCGTCGTCGACCTGATCGACATGACCGAGCCGGAGAACCGCGAGACCGTGTTCGAGGCGCTGGAAAGGGAGCTCAAGAAGGACCGCGCCAAGCATCAGGTGTTGAGCCTCTCCGAGTTCGGCTTGGTAGAGATCACGCGCAAACGCAGCCGCGAGAACCTGAGCCGGCTTTTGACGCGCCCTTGCCCAACCTGTGAAGGAAGCGGCAGGATTCGATCGCTTTCAACGATTTGCCTGCGACTGAGGCGGGAGGTTCTGGCCCGAGCGAACCGCCTCGGCGACCGCCAACTGGTGGTCTACGTACACAGCGAGGTGCTGCGCTCCCTGGAGAGCGAGCAGCACGACATTCTGGACGAGCTTCGCGAGGCGCTGGGAGAACAGCTGGTGCTCGAGGCCGACCGCGCGCTTCACCACGAGGAGTACCACATCGCGGAGGCGTAA